TTTTGTGCATTATCCGGGTTTTGGGTGGCAGTCACCACCCCCTGGCCGGCCGCGTTCAGTAACGCCTGTCGCGGCTGAAGCCGCTCCTACAGATGCCTGGCGACCGGGAACCCGCTCTTGCGAATCCCCAATCCCGACTCCCCAATCCCGCCCCTCAGCGCTCGCTCTTGAGGTACTGCAGGAACGGATCGTTCTTGTCGAGCACGATCACGCCGTTGCCGTCGGCCATGCCGCCGCGGTAGGCCTCCAGGCTGCGGTAGAAGGCGTAGAACGACGGGTCGGCGGAGCCGGCCTTGCCGTACACGCTGGCGGCCTCGGCATCGCCTTCGCCGCGCAGCTTCTGCGCGTCGCGCTCGGCCTCGGCGACCAGCACGGTGCTCTCGCGGTCGGCCTGGGCGCGGATGGTCAGTGCCTGCTCCTCGCCTTCGGCACGCAGCTTGGCCGCTTCCTGCTTGCGCTGCGCGCGCATGCGCTCGTACACGTCGTTGATCACCTGGCTGTCGGTCGGCAGGTCGATCTGCTTGATGCGCAGGTCGACGATCTGCATACCCAGGGTCTTGCTCGCCGCGTTGATCGCCACCAGTTGCTTGGCGATCAGCTCGCTGCGGTCGCCGGACACCAACTGCTGCAGGGTGCGCGAGTTGATCTGGTTGCGCAGCGAATCGGTGATGATCGGCGCCAGCAGCGTGTTGGCCACCTTCTCGTCGCCGCCCTGGGTGGCGCGGAAGAAGGCGCGCACGTCGGAGATGTAGCCGATGGCGAAGAAGCTGACGCTGACGTCCTTCTGCTCGGCAGTGAAGTAGCGCGCGGGATTGGTGTCGATCACCTGGAAGCGGCGGTCGAACATGCGCACCGACTCGACCAGCGGCACCTTAAAGTGCAGGCCCGGCTTGAGGTCGGCACGCACCACGCGGCCCAGGTTCAGCACCATCGCCGCCTTGTCCTCGGGCACCACGAACACCGAGCTGAGCAGCGCGAAGAGCGCGACGACGGCAATGCCCGCCCACAATGACAGTTTCATCGCTGGATCTCCTCACGGCCGGTCGGGCGCGGCGTGCGCTCCGGGTTGCGGACACTTTCGGCCGACGAGCTGTTCAAGGCCGGCAGCAACACCTCCTGCGGCAACGTCGGCAGCGACGTGGTGGGCGTCGGCGGGGTCGCCGCCGCCGGCGCCTTGCTGTCGGCCGGCATCGGCACATAGATCAGCTGGCGGCCGTCGCTGCCGATGACCTTGCGGTTTTCCGCCAGCACCTGCTGCATGGTCTCCAGCCAGAGCCGCTTGCGGGTGACGTCCGGCGCGTTCTGGTACTGCTGCTGCAGCAGGGTGAAGCGCTCGGCGTCGCCTTGGGCGCGGGCGATCGCCGCTTCCTTGTAGCCTTCGGCCACGGTACGGGTGCGCGCCGCCTGGCCACGTGCCTCCGGCACCACCTTGGCGGCGTAGGCCTGGGCCTCGTTGATCAGCCGCTCCTTGACCTGCTGGGCGCCGTTGACCTCGTCGAAGGCCGACTTCACCTCCTCCGGCGGACGCGCGTCGGGCAGGGTCAGGCCGGTCACGATCAGGCCGGTGTGATAGGCCTTCAGCGCGGCCTGCAGGCGCTCGCGCGCGGCCACCGCCATCGGCCCGCGGTTGTTGAGCACCGTGTTGAGATCCGAGCGGCCGATCTGCTCGCGCACCGCGCTCTGCGCGGCCTGCTCCAGCACCAGGTCGGCGTTGCGCGCACCGAACACGTAGGTGCGCGGGTCCTCGACCCGGTACTGCACGTTGAGCGAGACGTTGACGATGTTCTCGTCGCCGGTCAGCACCGGCAACTGGCTGTCGAAGGTCTTGATGCGGGTGGCGTCGACCTTGCGCACGGTCTCGATCGGCCACGGCAACTTGAAGTTCGGGCCGGGCTGCAGGATCCGCGAGAACTGGCCGAACCGCAGCACCACGCCGCGCTGCTGCTCGCCGATCAACTGGAAGCTGCTGAACAGCAGCACCAGCACCACCGCGCCCAGGACCCAGCGGCCGATGCCGCCGCCGTCGCCGTCGCCGAACAGGTCCTTCAACGGACCGGGCAACCCACCCCACTTGCCTCCCCCATTGCCGCCACGCGGCGGCCAGGGACCGCGCCCGTGATTGTCCGGGCCGTCTCCGCCCTTGCCGCCAGGTGTGTTCCAGGCCATGCATGCTCCAAGAAGGAAGGTGGCGCCGCGTCGGTCACGCGCCGGTCACCGGAAATGAGTCGCCGATTCTACAAGATGGGGCAGACCCGCCGTTTCGAAAGGGTATCTTGGTGCATTCCTGCGTGCCGACCAAGGTGTTCCATGTCCGTTCCCGCCCAGTTCTCCGCCTTCCGCATCCACCAGGACGCCAGCGGCTACCACGCCGGCCTCGTCCCGCTGTCGCTGGACCAGCTCAGCGAGGGCGAGGTGGTGATCCGCGCGGCCTGGTCGTCGGTGAACTTCAAGGACGCGCTGGCCGGCACCGGCCAGGGCAAGATCCTGCGCCGCTTCCCGCTGGTCGGCGGCATCGACGTGGCCGGGCACGTGGTCGCCTCCCGCGACCCGGCGTTCAAGGAAGGCGATGCGGTGCTGGTCACCGGCTGCGGCCTCAGCGAGACCCGCGACGGCGGCTACAGCGAATACGTGCGCCTGGAATCCAGGTGGGTGGTGCCGCTGCCGGCCGGGCTGAGCCTGCGCGAGAGCATGGTGCTGGGCACCGCCGGCTTCACCGCGGCGCTGGCGCTGCTGCGCCTGCTCGACAACCGCCAGACCCCGGCGCACGGCCCGCTGTGCGTGACCGGCGCCACCGGCGGGGTCGGCTCGCTGGCGGTCGACATCTTCAGCCGCGCCGGCTTCGAGGTGCATGCGGTCAGCGGCAAGGCCGAGCGCGCCGCGCAGCTCCAGGCCTGGGGCGCCAGCCAGGTGCTGGGCCGCGAGGCCCTGCAGACCAGCCGGCCGCTGGAATCGGTGCGCTTCGGCGGCGGCCTGGACAACGTGGGCGGGGCGATGCTGACCAGCCTGCTGGCGCAGACGGCGCCGTACGGCAACGTCGCCAGCGCCGGCCTGGCCGCGACCGCGGAGCTGGACATGACGGTGATGCCCTTCATCCTGCGCGGGGTGTCGCTGCTGGGCATCGGCTCGGCCGGCACCGCCCGCGACCTGCGCGACCGCATCTGGCAGCACCTGGGCAGCGACTGGAAGCCGCGCCACCTGGAGACGATCTGCACCCGCGAAGTGGACCTGGCCGGCCTGCCGGAGGTGTTCGCCACGATGCTGGCCGGGCAGTCGTTCGGGCGCACCGTGGTGCGGCTGGATCCAAGCGCGTAGCCACGCCGACGCTTTGTGACACGCAACGCTTTCCGCCTTCGCGCCGCTGCCTCTACACTCGGAGCCTCCTAGGGGGAACGACATGGCACGCATTCTGATCGTCGACGATTCGCCGTCGCAGTTGCTGGGCATCCAACGCATCGTGGAAAAGCTGGGGCACGAAACGATCACCGCCACCGACGGCGCGGCCGGCGTGGAAGCGGCCAAGGCGGCCTTGCCGGACCTGGTGCTGATGGACGTGGTGATGCCCAACCTCAACGGCTTCCAGGCCACCCGCACCCTGCGCCGCGAGCCGACCACGCAGAACATCCCGGTGATCCTGGTCACCACCAAGGACCAGGACACCGACCGCATGTGGGGCATGCGCCAGGGCGCCCGCGCCTACATCACCAAGCCGTTCTCCGAGGACGAGCTGTACGAGGTGATCGAGCGCGTGTTCAGTGGCGAGGATGCGCCTTAGAGGCCGGGATTGGGGATTGGGGATTGGGGATTGGGGATTGGGGATTGGGGATTCGTAAGGGCGGTTTACGGGCAGCGTTTGAGTGCGCGGCGTAAGGCCGCACGCAATCGGCGCGCCTTGTAGGAGCGGCTTCAACCGCGACGGGCGCCT
This genomic stretch from Xanthomonas sacchari harbors:
- a CDS encoding protease modulator HflC — encoded protein: MKLSLWAGIAVVALFALLSSVFVVPEDKAAMVLNLGRVVRADLKPGLHFKVPLVESVRMFDRRFQVIDTNPARYFTAEQKDVSVSFFAIGYISDVRAFFRATQGGDEKVANTLLAPIITDSLRNQINSRTLQQLVSGDRSELIAKQLVAINAASKTLGMQIVDLRIKQIDLPTDSQVINDVYERMRAQRKQEAAKLRAEGEEQALTIRAQADRESTVLVAEAERDAQKLRGEGDAEAASVYGKAGSADPSFYAFYRSLEAYRGGMADGNGVIVLDKNDPFLQYLKSER
- the hflK gene encoding FtsH protease activity modulator HflK gives rise to the protein MAWNTPGGKGGDGPDNHGRGPWPPRGGNGGGKWGGLPGPLKDLFGDGDGGGIGRWVLGAVVLVLLFSSFQLIGEQQRGVVLRFGQFSRILQPGPNFKLPWPIETVRKVDATRIKTFDSQLPVLTGDENIVNVSLNVQYRVEDPRTYVFGARNADLVLEQAAQSAVREQIGRSDLNTVLNNRGPMAVAARERLQAALKAYHTGLIVTGLTLPDARPPEEVKSAFDEVNGAQQVKERLINEAQAYAAKVVPEARGQAARTRTVAEGYKEAAIARAQGDAERFTLLQQQYQNAPDVTRKRLWLETMQQVLAENRKVIGSDGRQLIYVPMPADSKAPAAATPPTPTTSLPTLPQEVLLPALNSSSAESVRNPERTPRPTGREEIQR
- a CDS encoding acryloyl-CoA reductase, which encodes MSVPAQFSAFRIHQDASGYHAGLVPLSLDQLSEGEVVIRAAWSSVNFKDALAGTGQGKILRRFPLVGGIDVAGHVVASRDPAFKEGDAVLVTGCGLSETRDGGYSEYVRLESRWVVPLPAGLSLRESMVLGTAGFTAALALLRLLDNRQTPAHGPLCVTGATGGVGSLAVDIFSRAGFEVHAVSGKAERAAQLQAWGASQVLGREALQTSRPLESVRFGGGLDNVGGAMLTSLLAQTAPYGNVASAGLAATAELDMTVMPFILRGVSLLGIGSAGTARDLRDRIWQHLGSDWKPRHLETICTREVDLAGLPEVFATMLAGQSFGRTVVRLDPSA
- the pilH gene encoding twitching motility response regulator PilH, which produces MARILIVDDSPSQLLGIQRIVEKLGHETITATDGAAGVEAAKAALPDLVLMDVVMPNLNGFQATRTLRREPTTQNIPVILVTTKDQDTDRMWGMRQGARAYITKPFSEDELYEVIERVFSGEDAP